One region of Tumebacillus amylolyticus genomic DNA includes:
- a CDS encoding recombinase family protein, whose amino-acid sequence MQQLVRVAIYARVSTEEQAEHGYSIDAQIETLESFCKAHQKLVVKKYIDRGVSGKSTKGRLELQKLMADACNGEFDEVVVWKINRLARNSSDLLNIVEHLNRNDVAFRSYSESNIETTTPTGKFFFTMLGAVGELERGTIVENVKLGMKQRAREGKWNGGVVLGYQTVDDGLQIVPSEAALVRRIFDLYASGKGYKAIANILNHEGHKSKKGNPFAINAIRDILTNPVYVGKIRYNVRENWNEKRRKGKNSNPIVVEGQHPPIIADERWEQVQKLIESKGSKQKRTHNDDFFLTGLLRCPQCGSGMVMQRNTSRRKSGNVTILYYTCGAFKNKGSSVCKANTIRKEVAERYVNDRLKEVVLQPAILRDIVKNINTKLSGKIKPLEDELQSIDNSLAGIDAKKQKLFKLYEDDLIEKDDLSKRFEQLKADYARLEARKAEIVPQLETQNRQPISYEFVRSVLAEFDRLLSSAPNEQQKALLRLIIKQITIKKDRRKIENIELCFDEEIQKYFLNHAPSADADGVLLLPTKRKGWISTIQPFSIAI is encoded by the coding sequence TTGCAACAACTCGTCCGTGTGGCAATCTACGCCCGCGTGAGCACCGAAGAGCAGGCCGAGCACGGGTACAGCATCGACGCTCAAATCGAAACGCTCGAATCCTTCTGCAAGGCCCACCAGAAACTCGTCGTGAAAAAGTACATCGACCGGGGCGTTTCCGGGAAATCGACAAAAGGCCGCCTTGAATTGCAAAAGCTGATGGCGGACGCTTGCAACGGGGAGTTTGACGAGGTTGTCGTCTGGAAGATCAACCGTCTCGCACGGAACAGCTCTGACCTCTTGAATATCGTGGAGCACCTCAACAGGAATGACGTGGCCTTTAGAAGTTACAGCGAATCGAACATCGAGACCACCACCCCGACTGGAAAGTTCTTCTTCACAATGCTAGGGGCTGTCGGTGAGCTTGAGCGCGGAACGATCGTCGAAAACGTGAAGCTCGGCATGAAACAGCGCGCCAGAGAAGGGAAATGGAACGGCGGCGTTGTGCTCGGGTACCAGACGGTCGATGACGGGCTGCAGATCGTCCCCTCCGAAGCTGCTCTCGTCCGTCGCATCTTCGACCTCTACGCCTCGGGCAAGGGATACAAGGCAATCGCCAACATCCTGAACCATGAGGGGCACAAGTCAAAAAAGGGGAACCCTTTCGCCATCAACGCGATTCGCGACATCCTGACCAATCCAGTCTACGTCGGCAAAATCCGCTACAACGTCCGCGAAAACTGGAACGAGAAGCGCCGCAAAGGAAAGAACTCCAATCCCATCGTAGTTGAAGGTCAGCATCCCCCGATCATCGCGGACGAACGGTGGGAGCAGGTGCAAAAGCTCATCGAGAGCAAAGGGAGCAAACAGAAGCGGACTCACAACGACGACTTCTTCCTCACAGGCCTGTTGAGATGCCCCCAATGCGGCTCCGGCATGGTCATGCAACGGAACACTAGCAGGCGCAAGTCCGGCAACGTCACGATTCTCTACTACACCTGCGGGGCCTTCAAGAACAAGGGCTCTTCCGTCTGTAAGGCGAACACCATCCGCAAAGAAGTGGCCGAGAGGTACGTGAACGACCGACTGAAGGAAGTCGTCCTGCAACCTGCCATCCTTCGGGACATCGTGAAAAACATCAACACCAAGCTGTCCGGGAAGATCAAGCCACTGGAAGACGAACTGCAAAGCATCGACAATTCCCTCGCGGGAATCGACGCGAAGAAGCAGAAGCTCTTCAAGCTCTACGAGGACGATCTGATTGAAAAAGACGACCTGAGCAAGCGGTTTGAACAGCTCAAAGCGGACTACGCGAGGCTGGAAGCTCGGAAAGCGGAGATCGTCCCGCAACTCGAAACCCAGAACCGTCAGCCCATCTCCTACGAGTTCGTTAGGTCGGTGCTCGCCGAATTCGATAGGTTGCTGAGTTCCGCTCCGAACGAACAGCAAAAAGCCCTCCTGCGCCTCATCATCAAACAGATTACGATCAAGAAGGACAGACGGAAGATCGAAAACATCGAACTTTGCTTCGACGAAGAAATCCAAAAATACTTCCTCAACCATGCCCCATCTGCCGACGCAGATGGGGTTTTGCTATTGCCCACAAAAAGAAAGGGCTGGATCAGCACGATCCAGCCCTTCTCTATTGCAATTTAG
- a CDS encoding DUF927 domain-containing protein has product MPPIKKQPKKLAPSANVADIESKQALVSPNVASPSTSKEDKTLEKKNDMVFKGRQRTNGPLFEEDGYLWQVSSDPDGKPTRVCERIDIASMRQNIDTKEMELELVFNQHGQEMSKYISRGMLSRRNFLELMKYGVDVAEHTVSQILVYLNGREKRAPLKYAHSLVGFGEHDGAPIFKLQTAIGTNSEYIGNLLVESKGSFEEWARIVRDEVLGHTPLELALVMGLAAPVASLVAKETGLEVIVAHLYGDSTQGKTTATRLAVSPFGCPHTQQGGLIRLWNSTKNAMFASIRDTHGVPIVFDEASMHSGEFSTLIYQIAGGTERARLNKESELRESSQWSGVFFSNGEMSLLAKAVKNTGVRVRLTEFGNVNWTRSAANADALIEGLLKNYGHAGPVFVEHLMKIGIEAILNMWRAWRVRFHEQIAHKDQLSQRIADKMAIFLVTTELAKVALNVNFNTESIKKMLLEVVENISGEADLSKNAYNHLMEAVAQHNTKFETEHFEGNRSELWGKCESRNGRPREVLILPQVFNKIMAEGGFEDTTVILNKWRAQGILNCEAKKHTRKRVLCGRTVRVYVIQVKDDVEDELAWEEQKPKPRKRPVPSSPKASNLFDEN; this is encoded by the coding sequence ATGCCCCCAATTAAAAAGCAACCAAAAAAGTTGGCCCCGTCCGCAAACGTTGCGGACATCGAAAGTAAACAAGCACTAGTTTCACCCAATGTTGCCTCGCCTTCCACTTCCAAAGAAGATAAAACGCTTGAAAAGAAGAACGACATGGTGTTTAAGGGCAGACAACGAACGAATGGCCCTCTGTTCGAGGAAGACGGCTACCTTTGGCAGGTGTCATCTGACCCGGATGGCAAGCCAACCCGCGTCTGCGAACGCATCGACATTGCCTCGATGCGCCAAAACATCGACACAAAAGAGATGGAGCTCGAACTCGTCTTCAACCAACACGGTCAAGAAATGAGTAAGTACATTTCTCGCGGCATGTTGTCAAGGAGGAACTTCCTCGAACTGATGAAGTACGGCGTCGATGTAGCGGAACACACCGTAAGCCAAATCCTTGTCTATCTGAACGGGAGAGAAAAAAGAGCGCCCTTGAAGTACGCGCATTCCTTAGTAGGTTTCGGTGAACACGATGGTGCTCCAATCTTCAAGCTTCAAACGGCGATCGGTACCAACTCCGAGTACATTGGAAATCTTCTTGTCGAATCAAAAGGTTCTTTCGAAGAGTGGGCCAGAATCGTACGTGATGAAGTTCTGGGGCACACACCGTTGGAGCTCGCTCTCGTGATGGGGCTGGCCGCTCCTGTCGCTTCTCTTGTCGCGAAGGAGACAGGTCTGGAGGTCATTGTCGCCCACCTCTACGGCGACAGCACCCAAGGGAAAACCACGGCGACTCGGCTGGCAGTCTCGCCTTTCGGGTGTCCTCACACTCAACAAGGAGGACTCATTCGGCTCTGGAACAGCACCAAAAACGCCATGTTCGCAAGCATCCGCGACACACACGGGGTTCCCATCGTGTTCGATGAGGCGTCGATGCACAGCGGTGAATTCTCGACGTTGATCTACCAGATTGCAGGCGGAACTGAACGAGCCCGTCTTAACAAGGAGAGCGAATTGAGAGAATCGTCCCAGTGGTCAGGGGTCTTCTTCTCGAACGGCGAAATGTCCCTCCTTGCCAAAGCTGTCAAAAACACTGGCGTAAGAGTCAGATTGACCGAGTTCGGGAACGTCAACTGGACACGTTCTGCCGCCAACGCCGACGCGCTAATAGAGGGGCTCCTCAAAAACTACGGGCACGCAGGCCCAGTTTTCGTCGAGCATTTGATGAAAATCGGCATCGAAGCGATTTTGAACATGTGGAGAGCTTGGCGGGTGCGATTTCATGAGCAGATTGCCCACAAGGACCAGCTTTCCCAAAGGATTGCAGACAAAATGGCCATCTTTTTGGTCACCACTGAACTTGCGAAGGTCGCTTTGAACGTCAACTTCAACACGGAGAGCATCAAAAAAATGCTCCTTGAAGTGGTGGAGAACATCAGCGGCGAAGCAGACCTTTCGAAGAACGCTTACAACCATCTCATGGAAGCGGTCGCGCAGCATAACACCAAGTTCGAAACTGAACACTTCGAAGGGAATCGTTCAGAGCTCTGGGGTAAGTGCGAAAGCAGAAACGGCCGACCTCGGGAAGTTCTCATTCTCCCGCAGGTGTTCAATAAGATCATGGCAGAGGGAGGATTCGAGGATACCACCGTCATTCTGAACAAGTGGCGAGCCCAAGGGATTCTCAACTGCGAAGCCAAGAAGCACACCCGCAAAAGAGTGCTCTGCGGAAGAACAGTTCGGGTCTACGTCATTCAGGTCAAAGATGACGTTGAGGACGAGCTTGCTTGGGAGGAACAGAAGCCCAAGCCCCGGAAAAGGCCGGTTCCCTCTTCCCCGAAGGCATCCAACCTGTTCGACGAGAACTAG